A DNA window from Actinomadura coerulea contains the following coding sequences:
- a CDS encoding MlaE family ABC transporter permease, translating into MALSLTKAPDLARRRVGRALDETGLLCVTLLEGLRRTWDLRQWWGEFVEQCWFLARVTSVPVMLIAVPLGATISLQVGDIARQLGAQSGTGALLTAAMIQQVAPLAAALLVSGVGGSAITSDMGARNIRDELAAMEVMGINPIHRLVTPRLWAASTVSGLLCSVVILAGIVGGYYFNVIQQGVSPGAFFDGATTLLQFSDLMITLFKAWVFGFIAAAVACYMGMNCDYGPVGVGRAVNRAVVVTSIVVFATNYILTMIYQVLFPPRF; encoded by the coding sequence ATGGCCCTGAGCCTGACCAAGGCCCCGGACCTGGCACGCAGACGCGTCGGGAGAGCACTCGACGAGACCGGACTGCTGTGCGTGACCCTCCTCGAGGGACTGCGCCGCACCTGGGACCTGCGCCAGTGGTGGGGCGAATTCGTCGAGCAGTGCTGGTTCCTCGCACGCGTCACGAGCGTGCCGGTCATGCTCATCGCCGTGCCGCTCGGCGCGACCATCTCGCTCCAGGTGGGCGACATCGCCCGGCAGCTCGGCGCGCAGTCGGGCACCGGGGCGCTGCTCACCGCGGCGATGATCCAGCAGGTGGCGCCGCTGGCCGCGGCCCTGCTGGTCTCCGGCGTGGGCGGATCGGCGATCACCTCCGACATGGGGGCCCGCAACATCCGCGACGAACTCGCGGCGATGGAGGTCATGGGCATCAACCCGATCCACCGCCTGGTCACCCCCAGGCTGTGGGCGGCGAGCACGGTGTCCGGACTGCTCTGCTCGGTGGTGATCCTCGCGGGCATCGTCGGCGGGTACTACTTCAACGTCATCCAGCAGGGCGTCAGCCCCGGCGCGTTCTTCGACGGCGCCACCACCCTGCTGCAGTTCTCGGACCTGATGATCACGCTGTTCAAGGCGTGGGTGTTCGGATTCATCGCCGCCGCGGTCGCCTGCTACATGGGCATGAACTGCGACTACGGCCCCGTCGGCGTCGGCCGCGCGGTGAACCGGGCCGTGGTCGTCACCTCGATCGTGGTGTTCGCGACGAACTACATCCTCACCATGATCTACCAGGTCCTCTTCCCCCCGAGGTTCTGA
- a CDS encoding MlaD family protein: protein MSDESMSSRSRTVFGLVGAGVIAVAAAFVAVGSTPSHAGSTYYDATFGRAGQGLDPGKSDVKVRGIAVGAVESVRLDRDGRVTVRLRVDKGVRVADTAVATVEPVSVFGPKDLALDLGAHELTGPYLRDGGRIAKTNDPQELSDTAWPTYRLTRAINPDDVETILHTFGAGLSGQGPALRRTIDNGAIVVDATYKDRAAIRSLLNDINGLSGTFESRGDTLTRFAGDFNRLSQVVNERPDKVTQLLDESARLGETVGTNLERHGRNLGKIIDSGGEVVRVFNGQRRNVPVLLDSLTGFFGLLAQIIRIPGPEGTLIAQARDDLPLDICQILIDVCPVKPKTTAFDVPLPGTGGKPGGQRRTATGARP, encoded by the coding sequence ATGAGCGACGAATCGATGTCGAGCCGCTCCCGGACGGTCTTCGGGCTGGTCGGCGCAGGCGTCATCGCGGTGGCCGCGGCGTTCGTCGCGGTCGGCTCCACACCGTCCCACGCGGGCTCCACCTACTACGACGCGACGTTCGGCCGCGCCGGGCAGGGGCTCGACCCCGGCAAGTCCGACGTGAAGGTCCGCGGGATCGCGGTCGGGGCCGTCGAGAGCGTCAGGCTCGACCGCGACGGCCGGGTCACCGTCCGGCTCCGGGTCGACAAGGGCGTGAGGGTGGCCGACACGGCGGTCGCGACGGTCGAGCCGGTCTCGGTGTTCGGCCCGAAGGACCTCGCCCTCGACCTCGGCGCGCACGAGCTGACCGGCCCCTACCTCAGGGACGGCGGGCGCATCGCGAAGACCAACGACCCGCAGGAGCTGTCGGACACGGCCTGGCCCACCTACCGGCTCACGCGGGCGATCAACCCCGACGACGTGGAGACGATCCTGCACACGTTCGGCGCCGGGCTCTCCGGGCAGGGGCCGGCGCTGCGCCGGACGATCGACAACGGCGCGATCGTCGTCGACGCCACCTACAAGGACCGGGCCGCCATCCGGTCGCTGCTGAACGACATCAACGGCCTGTCCGGGACGTTCGAGTCGCGCGGCGACACCCTCACCCGCTTCGCCGGGGACTTCAACCGGCTCTCCCAGGTCGTCAACGAGCGTCCGGACAAGGTCACCCAGCTGCTGGACGAGTCGGCGCGGCTCGGCGAGACGGTCGGCACGAACCTGGAGCGGCACGGCCGCAACCTCGGCAAGATCATCGACTCGGGCGGCGAGGTCGTGCGGGTGTTCAACGGGCAGCGCCGCAACGTCCCGGTCCTGCTCGACAGCCTGACCGGTTTCTTCGGCCTGCTGGCGCAGATCATCCGCATCCCCGGCCCGGAGGGCACCCTGATCGCCCAGGCACGCGACGACCTCCCGCTGGACATCTGCCAGATCCTCATCGACGTCTGCCCGGTCAAGCCCAAGACGACCGCGTTCGACGTGCCGCTCCCCGGCACGGGCGGCAAGCCGGGCGGGCAGCGCCGCACGGCGACGGGGGCACGGCCGTGA
- a CDS encoding ABC transporter permease, with product MVAISPVRKLGRAVRGRTAGLAASADLPVFLGRVLYHLLFDIIIRRKYGKTLAKQVSDITVGVGALVIGGGMIFVIATMSLATGAMVGLQGYPGLERIGAEAFTGLVASYSNVREVTPIIAGVALVAQVGTGFTAEIGAMRISEEIDALEVMGINSLAYLVCTRVAAGVIALVPLYLVSLFMAFFATRFITIQYFGLSPGIYDYYFHLYLPPIDVFYSVIKVAVFAFIIMFIHCYRGYYAAGGPVGVGVAAGRAIRESTILMILMNLVLSYIFWGHGSTVRLTG from the coding sequence ATGGTCGCCATATCCCCCGTCCGCAAGCTGGGCCGCGCCGTCAGGGGCCGCACCGCGGGCCTCGCCGCGTCGGCCGACCTGCCGGTGTTCCTCGGCCGGGTCCTGTACCACCTGCTGTTCGACATCATCATCCGGCGCAAGTACGGCAAGACCCTCGCCAAGCAGGTCAGCGACATCACCGTCGGCGTGGGCGCGCTCGTCATCGGCGGCGGCATGATCTTCGTGATCGCGACGATGTCGCTCGCCACCGGCGCCATGGTCGGCCTGCAGGGCTACCCCGGGCTGGAGCGCATCGGCGCCGAGGCGTTCACCGGACTGGTCGCGAGCTACTCCAACGTCCGCGAGGTCACTCCGATCATCGCGGGGGTCGCGCTGGTCGCGCAGGTCGGCACCGGGTTCACCGCCGAGATCGGCGCGATGCGGATCTCCGAGGAGATCGACGCGCTGGAGGTCATGGGCATCAACTCGCTGGCCTACCTGGTGTGCACCAGGGTCGCCGCGGGCGTCATCGCGCTGGTGCCGCTGTACCTGGTGTCGCTGTTCATGGCGTTCTTCGCCACGAGGTTCATCACGATCCAGTACTTCGGCCTCTCACCCGGCATCTACGACTACTACTTCCACCTCTACCTGCCGCCGATCGACGTCTTCTACAGCGTCATCAAGGTCGCGGTGTTCGCCTTCATCATCATGTTCATCCACTGCTACCGCGGCTACTACGCGGCGGGCGGCCCGGTCGGCGTCGGGGTCGCCGCCGGCCGCGCCATCCGGGAGTCGACCATCCTGATGATCCTGATGAACCTGGTCCTGTCGTACATCTTCTGGGGCCACGGCAGCACGGTGAGGCTGACCGGATGA